The Streptomyces lienomycini sequence GGATCTTGCTGGCGACGCCGTCCTGGCCCTCGCGCAGCGTCTTCTGCAGCACCTCGGCGATGTCGGGGTTGCGGGCCGCCTCCGCCTGGAGGTCGGGGATGATCTGCGAGGCCACCGGGTGGCGCAGGGCGCGGGACGTCACCTCGTAGAGCAGGCGCAGGTCGCCCTCCAGGGAGCCGGTGTCCGGCGCGGGCAGGCCCTGGACGGCGAGCGCGGAGACGATGTCGAGCACCAGGTGCAGCTTGGAGCGCCAGCGCCGGTAGACGGCGGTCTTGCCGACGCCCGCGCGGCGCGCGATGCCCTCGATGGACATGCGCGCGTAGCCGACCGCCGCGAGCTCCTCGAAGACCGCCGCCCGGATGGCCTCCGTCACGTCCTCGCGGAGCACCGCCGCCCCGGCGGGGGCCCGGCGGCGCGGGCGCGGCGGCGGCTCGGCGGCGGCGTTGGTCGTCATACGGGTCAAGCATAGGGCGTCACGACGAAACGGTTGCGTTCCGACGTCCTCTCGGCCTACGCTCACGTCACGACGATACGGTCCCGTCCCGACGTGAGTGAACGCGTACGGACGCCCAGGTGAACGACGGGCCTCCCCCTCTCGCCCACCTCACCCCCTCCCCCCGAGCGAAAGCACCGGATGTGAGCCAGGTCCTCGATCCACCGTCCCCGACAGCGGCCGGGGCCGCCCCGGCCGCCGCCGGCCAAGACCTCGCGGCCCTCGCCGCCCGCCACGGTCTGACGGTCAGCGGCGCCCGCCCCTCCCTGCCCCAGTACGTCCGTCAGCTGTGGGCACGCCGGCACTTCATCGGCGCCTTCTCCACCGCCAAGCTCACCGCCCAGTACAGCCAGGCGAAGCTGGGCCAGGTCTGGCAGGTGATGACGCCCCTGCTCAACGCGGCGGTGTACTACTTCATCTTCGGCCTGCTGATGGACACCAAGCGCGGCGTCGAGGACTTCGTCCCGTTCCTGGTCACCGGCGTGTTCGTGTGGACGTTCACGCAGAGTTCGATCATGGCGGGCACCCGGGCCATCTCGGGCAACCTGGGCCTCGTCCGCGCCCTGCACTTCCCGCGGGCGGCGCTGCCGGTCTCGTTCTGCCTCCAGCAGCTCCAGCAGCTGCTGTTCTCGATGGCCGCCCTCGTCGTCATCCTGCTCGCCTTCGGCGTGCCGCCCTCCCCGTCCTGGATGCTGGCGGTCCCGGCGCTGGTGCTGCAGTTCCTGTTCAACGCGGGCGTGGCGATGGTCATGGCCCGGGTGGGTTCCAAGATCCCCGACATGGCCCAGCTGATGCCGTTCCTGCTGCGCACCTGGATGTACGCCTCGGGCGTCATGTTCAGCATCGACAGCATGACCGGCCCGGACAGCGGCCTGCCGTCCTGGGTCGGCACCGTCCTGCAGCTCAACCCCGCCGTCGTCTACATCGACCTGATGCGCTTCGCGCTGATCGACTCCTTCGGGGGCGGCCAGCTGCCGCCCCACGTGTGGGCGCTCGCGCTGGGCTGGGCGCTGGTCGC is a genomic window containing:
- a CDS encoding TetR/AcrR family transcriptional regulator, whose amino-acid sequence is MTTNAAAEPPPRPRRRAPAGAAVLREDVTEAIRAAVFEELAAVGYARMSIEGIARRAGVGKTAVYRRWRSKLHLVLDIVSALAVQGLPAPDTGSLEGDLRLLYEVTSRALRHPVASQIIPDLQAEAARNPDIAEVLQKTLREGQDGVASKILAAAAERGELGPAVDADLALDLISGPLYWRSVVVRSAKLPKGYLGSLARATAEGLKAL
- a CDS encoding ABC transporter permease, producing MSQVLDPPSPTAAGAAPAAAGQDLAALAARHGLTVSGARPSLPQYVRQLWARRHFIGAFSTAKLTAQYSQAKLGQVWQVMTPLLNAAVYYFIFGLLMDTKRGVEDFVPFLVTGVFVWTFTQSSIMAGTRAISGNLGLVRALHFPRAALPVSFCLQQLQQLLFSMAALVVILLAFGVPPSPSWMLAVPALVLQFLFNAGVAMVMARVGSKIPDMAQLMPFLLRTWMYASGVMFSIDSMTGPDSGLPSWVGTVLQLNPAVVYIDLMRFALIDSFGGGQLPPHVWALALGWALVAGIGGFIYFWKAEETYGRG